DNA from SAR324 cluster bacterium:
TGAATGGCTTCAATGGGAACAAACATATTTGCTGGTACAAGTTGATCTGCAAAATGAAGTCTCACAAACAAAGAGCCGATTCCCACCAACTCACCTTGATCATTAATCAACCTCACCCCCGCAAATGCTGGAACAGCTGGTGTAGTAAAAAGGGCATCTTCCAATAAATACTCCCAATAACCTGCAAAATTTTCACGGTCCATCACGATCACTTCTTGAAGCACAGAATCGATTTCCCGACTGACGACCTGTAGTTGGCTTCCCACCTGTAATTTTGAGGAGTCCCCAAGTGCAACCGGCTCTACTTGGAGGGGTGTGAGGGCCTGCACAATTCCAAATCCAGTATCTCCATCGTAGCCAATGACTGTTGCAGAAACGGTTTTACCACCTACATCAACTAGGCTTACTTTGCTTGCTTCCAAGATTAAGATAGCCAATTGTCAGCACTCTGCCTTCATCATCAATCACAATTCCACTACCTCTCCGGTTTGCTCCCAATGAAGGCGCTGTTCTGGCTGTGACAGGAATCTTTACTTCCAGCCCAACAATCACATTTACAGGATTGGCCAACAGCGAAGACGAACCAAGCAAAGGCAAAACGAAGGCAGACAGCGCAACCAGAAAAACTGGAACAAAATAATTTAAATCCTTCATGGTCAATTCCTTTGTGAGTCTGTGTGCTTGATTTCAAACAAAACGCATAGCTTTTGTCTGCTCTAATTAATTCAAAGGACTTATCAATATGGAATCTAATTGACAGGAGCCACTAAAAGTGACAAAAATCGGCCAAAATCAAACTTTCTATGCAAAAAAACATTTATGAAACTTCACTTGCATCATGTGTTGCTAGTCACAGTCGGTGCTACCCTATTGCTTACCAATGCGGTCATTCTTTTCGTAGGCTTTCAGCAAAGATCAGCAGATATTCAAAAAGCCTATCATGACCACTTTCATCTGACCTCAAAAGTGTTTGCAAACCGTTCATTTTTTATCATCCAAGGGGGGATGGAGAAGCAACTCCCTTACTACCTAAATGTACTACTCACGGATCAAATATATTATTATGTAATAACAGATACTAACAAAAAGGTCTTAATTTCCTCCTTTGATCCTGAAAACCAATTATCTGATCATTACTTATCGATTTGGTCGCAAGGAAAAACTGAAACTACCCAAAACGTGATTCTTAGTAACAAGGACCAGAGTCATGGGATTCAGAAAATGGTAGGCAGGCTTCGATCTTTCCGAACTGGGACTCTAACTCAGCAAGGAGAATCGATGATACATGATGAAAGAGTATATGAAGTCGAAGTTGAATTTGGGGACACACGAAAACTGGATGTCCTAGATACTCGCGCAGCATTTATGTATATGGGCTTTCAAGAATATGAGTCATCTCTGTTCGAATATTTAAATGATTACAGAATTTTTCTAAACCTATTTTTCACAATCATTTTTATTTTATTTTTTTCATACGTCTTCAGTGGCTGGTTCCTAGCCCCAATGAATCAATTACAGCGATATCTGAACAGATTTCAACAAAGGACAAAAAAGACGACTCCTAAGAAATTTGCGATGCAAGTGAGGATTTTGGATCCAAGAC
Protein-coding regions in this window:
- a CDS encoding S1C family serine protease, yielding MAILILEASKVSLVDVGGKTVSATVIGYDGDTGFGIVQALTPLQVEPVALGDSSKLQVGSQLQVVSREIDSVLQEVIVMDRENFAGYWEYLLEDALFTTPAVPAFAGVRLINDQGELVGIGSLFVRLHFADQLVPANMFVPIEAIQPILSELIEQGQVSKPPEPWLGVTVAEKYGRVLVQSTSKNSPASQSRLAEGDLVLKINEVAVSDLEELFREIWGQGEAGVRVPMTILKGNQLKQMEVVSADHRNFYRLQQYD